Proteins from a single region of Candidatus Thorarchaeota archaeon:
- a CDS encoding GTP-binding protein, with product MIRGIYILGQNGNLVYNKEYASSESKEALVSFLISLAGFLSTVNLQGKIEYMNVASSRFFYTTRSEFTFVFIADKADDTAQIEERIGQLLEVFMRDYANLAAASQPLDGFDAKVDEIAVTMVKVAILGFAGVGKTTTLHLLRGETLPLVHDPTIGVSIKKLPEEVENANIVLWDLAGQSRFSILWAKMIANAQVVIIVTDSTLENVLRSKKLVTLVKEEVPDARIIGIANKQDLPTALTPERVGQILGIATYELVAIDISYRDRLIQIIRKAILEGKADTKG from the coding sequence ATGATTAGGGGAATCTACATACTCGGGCAAAATGGCAACTTGGTCTACAATAAAGAGTATGCGAGCAGCGAGTCCAAAGAGGCGCTAGTGAGTTTCTTGATAAGTCTGGCCGGGTTTCTGAGCACTGTGAACCTCCAGGGCAAGATTGAGTACATGAATGTGGCCAGCTCCCGGTTCTTCTACACGACTAGAAGTGAGTTCACTTTTGTATTCATTGCAGACAAGGCCGATGACACAGCCCAGATTGAGGAACGAATCGGACAGCTGCTGGAGGTCTTCATGCGTGACTATGCCAACCTAGCAGCGGCCAGTCAGCCTCTGGACGGCTTCGATGCGAAAGTGGACGAGATTGCCGTCACCATGGTGAAGGTCGCAATCCTAGGGTTTGCAGGCGTGGGCAAGACAACAACCTTACACCTCCTGAGGGGAGAAACCCTGCCCCTAGTCCATGACCCGACCATTGGTGTGAGCATAAAGAAACTTCCCGAGGAGGTCGAGAACGCCAACATAGTCCTCTGGGATCTTGCGGGTCAGTCACGTTTCAGCATTCTTTGGGCCAAGATGATTGCAAATGCCCAAGTCGTGATAATAGTGACGGATAGTACTCTGGAGAACGTCCTACGAAGCAAGAAGCTTGTGACACTTGTGAAAGAGGAGGTTCCTGACGCCAGGATAATAGGCATTGCCAACAAGCAGGACTTGCCCACCGCCCTCACGCCAGAGAGGGTCGGTCAAATCCTTGGGATAGCAACCTATGAGTTGGTCGCGATTGACATCTCATACCGGGACCGCCTCATCCAAATAATCCGGAAGGCGATTCTGGAAGGGAAGGCCGACACGAAGGGATAG
- a CDS encoding carboxypeptidase regulatory-like domain-containing protein, whose protein sequence is MDLDGLYRIIPVTASRSLALAGCQSIQQAIPEEYALASFVMRALEARNGRELEFILKAYLPVHLIRLGPRGQCVLIDMLGLFSAEIVEVGETAVEGLSRALSEIDSTSLNVAPLDSISHALAAVRAAEVVSVPGLISGASANDLARLIGWPKQSDLELGAIVLPSIINREDLSKYERMILQTFDRVQRLRREMAKILPGLEPMLRASEDGLAALAPTVARLDDRISRLENELERLTSRLQSITSSKLTSPQLAATEAEVRSQIDLRTTALMKDRERRERLIEDQRRSRESFSIHLEGMKTEYLQTQEFIDSLWSQYESLSVDCGCFESDSPAVLLVPLVIAGFSKRGVLEVTVYPPSVMDDQGVKTSRRKEFADPFVPLSQTMTLLASLIEKRIDSDITLRKLVRDSSATSNLLSDSTARRMLEEGARLLRADGLLRDSSADHLRALMSSVPERPSKATTHGAMLVTDESVCSVEVRVTDASGEPIAGARVGVGGLITKTDEHGGTQLRLPRSRYELAVNADGYRERRVEFELRSSGDVVIPVVLEQLTREDRLSLALEDLSKRADRIDTIRKKLLGIFQSQGDTILRVPAYRGTLEELLTELGYEPEAWLAEASRKRGMIGRLLKGEDRRDGMRRDILRIAEESKSSGGVMLLSDVLRRLDRLGWSANTTEVESILAEMTREGLIRGVSIMEDGTTSVNFVPVSLTDDPQLVLDLAAKRKGSLTIEDVVLELGWTESRVKNALQLLIEKGVAKEQRSFSKSTTYWFPGLRGRD, encoded by the coding sequence ATGGATCTGGACGGACTCTATCGCATCATACCCGTTACCGCTTCTAGGAGTCTTGCTCTTGCGGGATGTCAGTCTATCCAGCAGGCCATACCCGAGGAGTATGCTCTGGCGAGCTTTGTGATGAGGGCGCTGGAAGCACGGAATGGTCGTGAGCTCGAGTTCATTCTGAAGGCCTATCTCCCGGTCCATCTGATTCGGCTCGGGCCACGGGGCCAGTGCGTCCTAATTGACATGTTGGGTCTATTCTCTGCAGAGATTGTGGAGGTCGGTGAAACGGCGGTAGAGGGGCTCTCTAGGGCTCTCTCAGAGATAGACTCCACGTCTCTGAATGTGGCCCCGCTCGATAGCATCTCTCATGCGTTGGCTGCAGTCAGGGCTGCAGAGGTCGTGAGTGTCCCCGGTCTCATATCAGGGGCGAGCGCCAATGACCTCGCCAGACTAATCGGATGGCCGAAACAGTCAGACCTCGAGCTTGGAGCAATTGTCCTGCCGTCGATAATCAACAGGGAGGACCTTTCAAAGTACGAGCGTATGATACTGCAGACCTTCGACCGGGTTCAGCGGCTTCGCCGAGAAATGGCCAAGATACTCCCAGGTCTAGAGCCCATGCTTCGTGCGTCCGAGGACGGGCTGGCAGCCTTGGCGCCAACTGTTGCGCGGTTGGACGACCGGATATCTCGTCTTGAAAACGAGCTGGAGCGGCTCACCTCGCGTCTACAGAGCATCACTTCTTCCAAGCTGACGAGCCCGCAGCTTGCAGCGACTGAGGCCGAAGTCCGGTCACAGATTGACCTACGCACCACAGCCCTCATGAAGGACCGTGAGCGGCGAGAGAGATTGATTGAGGACCAACGGCGTTCCAGAGAGTCCTTCTCGATACATCTGGAGGGCATGAAGACCGAGTACTTGCAGACGCAGGAATTCATTGACTCGCTCTGGTCACAGTATGAGTCGCTGTCTGTCGACTGTGGTTGCTTTGAGTCCGACTCGCCTGCCGTACTTCTAGTCCCTCTTGTAATTGCTGGCTTCTCGAAGCGAGGTGTGCTGGAGGTCACGGTCTACCCACCATCTGTCATGGACGATCAGGGTGTGAAGACCTCCAGAAGGAAGGAGTTTGCTGACCCCTTCGTCCCCTTGTCACAGACCATGACTCTGCTTGCATCACTGATTGAGAAGCGAATCGACTCTGACATCACACTGCGAAAGCTCGTGAGAGACTCCTCTGCTACAAGCAATCTACTATCTGATAGTACCGCCCGCCGTATGCTGGAGGAAGGCGCGCGACTACTGAGAGCAGACGGTCTGCTGCGTGACTCGTCTGCGGACCACCTTCGAGCTCTCATGTCGTCCGTTCCGGAGAGACCCTCGAAAGCCACAACACATGGGGCCATGCTTGTCACAGACGAGTCAGTGTGCAGTGTGGAAGTCCGTGTCACTGATGCGTCCGGAGAGCCGATAGCAGGGGCCCGTGTTGGTGTAGGCGGACTGATTACCAAGACGGACGAGCATGGGGGCACTCAGTTGAGATTGCCCCGGAGCCGCTACGAGCTCGCTGTGAACGCTGATGGCTATCGTGAGAGGCGTGTTGAGTTTGAGCTGCGGTCTTCGGGAGACGTAGTAATCCCGGTTGTCCTGGAACAGTTGACAAGGGAAGACCGACTCAGCCTTGCCCTTGAGGACCTCAGTAAGCGAGCAGACCGAATAGACACCATCAGGAAGAAGCTGCTGGGAATCTTCCAGAGTCAAGGCGACACCATACTGAGGGTCCCGGCATACCGTGGTACCCTTGAAGAGTTGCTCACCGAGCTGGGCTACGAGCCAGAGGCATGGCTTGCTGAGGCCAGCAGAAAGCGCGGCATGATTGGCAGACTCCTCAAGGGCGAAGACCGCAGGGATGGAATGCGCAGAGACATCCTGAGGATTGCCGAGGAGTCCAAGTCGTCCGGTGGGGTCATGCTGCTGTCCGATGTCCTGCGGCGACTTGACCGGCTCGGGTGGTCCGCCAACACCACTGAGGTCGAGTCGATTCTTGCTGAGATGACTAGGGAAGGTCTGATACGGGGGGTCTCAATCATGGAGGACGGCACGACTTCGGTCAACTTTGTTCCCGTGTCTCTCACTGATGACCCCCAGTTGGTCCTCGATCTTGCTGCCAAGCGGAAAGGCAGTCTGACGATTGAGGATGTGGTGCTTGAACTCGGATGGACTGAGAGCAGGGTGAAGAACGCCTTGCAACTCCTCATAGAGAAGGGAGTGGCCAAGGAGCAGCGGAGCTTCTCCAAGAGCACCACCTATTGGTTTCCCGGTCTCCGCGGCAGAGACTAA